The genomic interval CCGGTTTTGTTACAGGATATACAGTTTATCGAGAAGATGTCTCACTTTGATAGGGAGCGCATTCCGGAAAGAGTTGTTCACGCCAAGGGAGCAGGAGCACACGGTTATTTTCAGACTTACAAGGGCATGATGTCTTTCACCAAGGCGAAATTCCTTCAAGATCCGAAGAAAAAAACTCCAGTATTTGTAAGGTTTTCAACTGTTACCGGAGGACGAGGTTCTGCAGATACAGTGCGGGATCCCAGGGGCTTTGCCGTTAAGTTTTATACCGAAGAGGGCAACTATGACCTGGTGGGAAATAATCTCCCGGTATTTTTCATTAGAGACGCTATCAAGTTCCCGGATATGGTTCATGCCTTTAAGGGTGCACCGGATAACAATATGCCCTCAGCAGCTTCTAATCATAATCGTTTTTGGGATTTCATATCTCTGACCCCAGAGTCGACCCACATGATCACCTGGCTTTTTTCTGATCGGGGAACACCAAAAAGTTTCCGCATGATGGAGGGCTTTGGTGTCAACACCTATGTCTGGGTGAATGACAAAGGGAAGGCTGTCTATGTGAAATATCACTGGAAACCTAAATTAGGCGTTCAAAGCCTTGACCGTCATGAAGCAGGCAGACTGGCCGGTATTGACCCGGATTTCCTTACCCGCGATCTCTGGGAGACGCTAGCCAGCAATGGAGAGGTTGAATATGAACTCAATGTTCAGTTGATGGATATTGCTGAAGAATTAAACCAGGATTTTGATCCACTTGATGCTACCAAGACCTGGCCTGAGGATAAATTCCCCTTGATGCTGGTGGGTAAAATGATACTCAATCGTAATCCCAAGAATTTCTTTGCTGAAGTAGAGCAAGCCGCTTTCTGTCCTGCCAGTATTGTACCGGGAATCGAATTCTCTGCTGACAAATTGCTGCAAGGTCGAACCTTTTCCTATGCTGACACGCAACGCCATCGTTTGGGTGCGAACTACCTGCAACTTCCTGTTAACCGTCCTATCGTACCGGTCAATAACAATCAACGAGATGGAGCTATGCAGATTGGAGAATTCAGTGGGCCGGTTAATTATGAACCCAGTAGCCTGGATCGCGATGTACCCAAGGAAGCTCCAACTGGTACTCCAAGAGAATACAGGATAGAAGGAGAAGTGACTCGTCAAAAAATCAGTAAAACAAATGATTTCGCCCAAGCTGGAGAAAGATATCGTTCCTTGAGTAAGATGGATCAGGAACATCTGGTAGATAACCTGGTTAGCGATCTCATGTACATTAACAAATCGATACAG from Candidatus Atribacteria bacterium carries:
- a CDS encoding catalase, which encodes MKEKRKEKYLTTNQGVPISDNQNSTTVGERGPVLLQDIQFIEKMSHFDRERIPERVVHAKGAGAHGYFQTYKGMMSFTKAKFLQDPKKKTPVFVRFSTVTGGRGSADTVRDPRGFAVKFYTEEGNYDLVGNNLPVFFIRDAIKFPDMVHAFKGAPDNNMPSAASNHNRFWDFISLTPESTHMITWLFSDRGTPKSFRMMEGFGVNTYVWVNDKGKAVYVKYHWKPKLGVQSLDRHEAGRLAGIDPDFLTRDLWETLASNGEVEYELNVQLMDIAEELNQDFDPLDATKTWPEDKFPLMLVGKMILNRNPKNFFAEVEQAAFCPASIVPGIEFSADKLLQGRTFSYADTQRHRLGANYLQLPVNRPIVPVNNNQRDGAMQIGEFSGPVNYEPSSLDRDVPKEAPTGTPREYRIEGEVTRQKISKTNDFAQAGERYRSLSKMDQEHLVDNLVSDLMYINKSIQQREIGNLTKADPKLSQSVAKGLKL